The following proteins are encoded in a genomic region of Glycine soja cultivar W05 chromosome 17, ASM419377v2, whole genome shotgun sequence:
- the LOC114393393 gene encoding protein NUCLEAR FUSION DEFECTIVE 4-like: MLRVKGGKRPPWVGLGAAVWVQIASGNGYCFPLYSHSLKSVLGFNQSQITLLGVANDIGENVGILPGLACNKFPPWLILFIGALFSFLGFGVLWLAITKTLDSLPFILLWFALAVATNSCAWLSTAILVTNMRNFPVSRGTVAGILKGYSGLSAAVFTQIYSVVFHNSSSKFLLFLAIGIPALCFSTMFLVRPCTPASGDDSAEKGHFLFIQGASVAMGLYILATTLLDNFIHIRDSVSYALLAVMILLLLAPLVIPIKMTLCPRKASSTEIPEEHVGSTDYLVQDGKDNVEPLLSSSSASGLGSFNDVVDGSAEVAMLLAEGEGAVRKKRRPKRGEDFKFTEALVKADYWLLFFVYFVGVGTGVTVLNNLAQIGIAQGMEDTTILLSLFSFFNFVGRLGGGVVSEYFVRTKTIPRTIWMTCTQIIMIFLYLVFAYAIKGTLYPAIAVLGICYGVQFSIVIPTVSELFGLKDFGLLSNFMALGNPLGAFLFSALLAGHIYDNEAAKQHGVGLIASSVACMGPNCFKLTFFTLAGVCIAGTISSIILTIRIKPVYQMLYAGGSFKLPQTSGH; this comes from the exons atgttgcGAGTGAAGGGAGGGAAGAGACCACCTTGGGTGGGACTTGGAGCTGCAGTGTGGGTTCAGATTGCTTCAGGAAATGGTTACTGTTTCCCTCTCTATTCCCATTCCTTGAAATCCGTTTTGGGTTTCAACCAGAGCCAGATTACCCTTCTTGGTGTTGCCAATGATATTGGTGAGAATGTTGGCATTCTTCCCGGACTCGCCTGCAACAAGTTTCCTCCTTGGCTCATTCTCTTCATCGGTGCTCTCTTTTCTTTCCTTGGTTTTGGTGTTCTCTGGCTTGCTATCACCAAAACACTTGATTCTCTTCCTTTCATCTTG CTATGGTTTGCACTTGCTGTTGCTACCAACAGTTGTGCATGGTTATCTACTGCTATTCTTGTCACCAACATGAGAAATTTCCCTGTCAGTAGAGGCACAGTTGCAGGAATCCTGAAAGGTTATTCGGGACTCAGTGCTGCAGTTTTTACTCAAATTTACAGCGTGGTTTTTCACAATTCTTCATCCAAGTTCCTTTTGTTTCTTGCCATTGGTATTCCTGCTTTATGCTTCAGTACCATGTTTCTTGTTCGGCCTTGTACTCCTGCTTCTGGTGATGATTCTGCTGAAAAGGGGCATTTTTTGTTTATCCAAGGTGCTAGTGTGGCCATGGGTTTATATATTCTTGCTACAACTCTACTTGACAACTTTATCCACATAAGGGACAGTGTTTCATATGCTTTGTTGGCTGTGATGATTCTTCTTCTCTTGGCTCCACTTGTTATCCCTATAAAGATGACACTGTGTCCCAGAAAAGCCTCTAGCACAGAAATTCCTGAGGAACATGTTGGATCTACAGACTATTTGGTTCAAGATGGCAAAGACAACGTAGAGCCATTGCTATCATCTTCATCAGCTAGTGGTCTTGGAAGTTTTAATGATGTGGTGGATGGTTCAGCTGAGGTGGCTATGCTTCTTGCTGAGGGTGAGGGAGCAGTGAGGAAGAAGAGAAGGCCCAAAAGAGGGGAAGATTTTAAGTTTACTGAGGCTCTAGTTAAGGCAGATTACTGgttactattttttgtttactttgttGGTGTTGGAACTGGGGTTACTGTACTTAATAATTTGGCTCAAATAGGCATTGCACAAGGTATGGAAGATACCACAATCTTGCTGTCACTTTtcagttttttcaattttgtgggTCGGCTTGGTGGAGGAGTTGTTTCAGAATATTTTGTCag GACAAAAACGATTCCAAGGACAATTTGGATGACATGCACGCAGATAATTATGATCTTCTTGTACCTTGTGTTTGCCTATGCTATCAAAGGAACCCTTTATCCTGCAATTGCAGTTCTTGGTATCTGCTACGGCGTGCAATTTTCCATAGTGATTCCCACTGTTTCGGAGCTTTTTGGTTTGAAAGACTTCGGTCTATTGAGCAACTTCATGGCTTTGGGGAACCCACTTGGTGCATTTCTTTTCTCTGCTCTTCTAGCAGGACATATATACGACAATGAGGCAGCAAAACAACACGGTGTAGGCCTCATTGCTTCAAGTGTTGCATGCATGGGTCCAAATTGTTTCAAGCTAACTTTTTTTACTCTGGCTGGTGTCTGTATTGCGGGAACCATCTCCAGCATTATCTTGACTATTAGAATTAAGCCCGTGTACCAAATGCTTTATGCTGGGGGTTCTTTTAAGCTACCTCAAACTTCAGGCCACTAA
- the LOC114393394 gene encoding uncharacterized protein LOC114393394 has translation MTTSNLSISYHIGTTPSSSSSSMDWFSWLSRTTLEPSLIYDYGLTFARNELQLEDACYFNHEFLQSMGISIAKHRLEILKLVKKQEGGGAARPNKKLSGVIKKCLRKCMNKFVVSHDHHAVKHMPCSMVNVSVPPPLPPPPHEISWYHQGKLKGSLVRKQQQGSEELKEEKKEKPFPVPPIYRSRTIALSGPLEYGGRMHHEKMVHSRALKLSGPLDGRMHERMMMMNSTNSRTPLMPGPLDARFVATTKSPRVSGPLDPRVLVENRSPRLPRPSDAARAETESPMGYSPYNKPKADFDFDDDDHTLWPSLFQDLKPT, from the coding sequence ATGACCACTTCAAACCTTAGCATATCCTACCATATTGGCACAaccccatcatcatcatcatcatccatgGACTGGTTCTCTTGGCTATCCAGAACCACTCTTGAACCTTCCTTAATCTACGACTATGGCCTCACCTTTGCCCGCAACGAGCTCCAATTGGAAGATGCTTGCTACTTCAACCACGAGTTTCTTCAGAGCATGGGAATCTCAATTGCCAAGCACAGGCTAGAGATTCTCAAGCTTGTGAAGAAACAAGAAGGAGGAGGAGCAGCACGGCCCAATAAGAAGCTCTCTGGGGtcatcaaaaagtgcctaaggAAGTGCATGAACAAGTTTGTTGTTTCTCATGATCATCATGCAGTCAAACACATGCCATGCTCCATGGTGAATGTGTCAGTGCCGCCaccactaccaccaccaccacatgAGATTAGTTGGTACCATCAAGGGAAATTAAAAGGGTCACTTGTGAGGAAGCAACAACAAGGGAGTGAGGAacttaaggaagaaaaaaaagagaagcctTTCCCTGTGCCTCCTATATATAGAAGCAGAACCATAGCACTTTCAGGACCTTTGGAATATGGTGGTAGAATGCATCATGAGAAAATGGTCCACAGCAGGGCCTTGAAGCTATCTGGACCACTTGATGGAAGAATGCATGAgagaatgatgatgatgaatagTACTAATAGTAGAACCCCTTTAATGCCTGGGCCTTTGGATGCAAGATTTGTGGCCACAACTAAGAGTCCAAGAGTGTCTGGGCCTCTGGATCCAAGAGTGTTGGTTGAGAATAGAAGCCCGAGACTGCCACGGCCTTCGGATGCAGCAAGGGCTGAAACTGAGAGCCCAATGGGTTACAGTCCTTATAACAAGCCCAAagctgattttgattttgatgatgatgatcacaCCCTCTGGCCTTCACTGTTCCAAGATCTCAAACCaacttga